Proteins encoded together in one Caldicellulosiruptor saccharolyticus DSM 8903 window:
- a CDS encoding ATP-dependent DNA helicase gives MPKVSMYTASAGCGKTERIANLYVDLIVERKALPQQIVAITYTEKAARELKGRIISKARQRNIDIMTISKIQSSHIKTIHSFCIYLLRFYWMRAKVDANFKIVPELNALYYKFIDNYLSVVPIVLDKLPLEKFFIEEYFHLLQSLIEEYSNSAKYIQKTIPLDPEVTYIFDHMAEMLDREFLREITYDLILEKAAKLVQIPEVKADINSKFKYLIVDEFQDSNFLQKTIFENICENIIYVGDKKQSIYRFQGAEPVVFDEAAETSNIIYELDTNYRTNLSLGQKIDAISKILFPDYKPLKYFYSADGFLKIVEILNPTSENRIINEAHFVAKTIKEMVENGFEISIGGAPKRKVKYSDFAILSRKIQSIAHIYKEVFEKYNIPLEINFKRGLLQQREVVPLWGLLNVLQNPYKKSAYMQLLLNPIFGVNQHQALFSTIEQLQDLVPDDLKDFISKVRENLYIKKLSEILHEFEELFEYSCKVYNIFGKPAYENVRLFYDLVEESESFSVDDLEKFINLQNEKFQFGKSLSDSSILMSIHSAKGLSFPIVFLVGLGESTQGPVMRNPKLKGSYNVQSKEYVIAPIWMRDKYKEVKDITSVQDKQELKRLFYVAITRPMAGLFIVNSTVKPVGKKRGGSKSFADEIELSKIIEAAKEIGIEYEKIDLKDNEKLEKDFCKSFEVHTKSYLPTTIMEDKFENRFRYLSPTHIIDFKNCRALFAFKYIMGLPIFDEANTKLEISCNAKLLGTTVHRVFELTSLDKLDTLAQNIALAMAENGFEDENLIRNLVYNFFESPFVNSIKNKVVKEESEAPFYLKLGDQIIYGIIDKIYHLPDKIYLLDFKTNLHFDHNKFEMYIPQLFIYTKAVLEREPKKDIHSSICWLREGKMFEYKMASEHLQDVLKTIDEIRSIKTKGDVLKLIEESIVKKDCTGCDFEFYCKDEQNMILVRKKLE, from the coding sequence ATGCCAAAAGTATCAATGTATACTGCCTCTGCCGGTTGTGGTAAAACAGAAAGAATTGCAAATTTGTATGTAGATTTGATAGTTGAGCGCAAAGCCCTGCCACAGCAGATAGTAGCAATAACATATACAGAAAAGGCTGCAAGAGAGCTAAAAGGCAGGATAATCTCAAAAGCACGCCAAAGAAACATTGACATCATGACTATATCAAAGATTCAAAGTTCACATATAAAAACAATACATTCTTTTTGTATATATCTTTTGAGGTTTTACTGGATGAGAGCAAAAGTTGATGCAAACTTCAAGATAGTGCCTGAACTGAATGCACTTTATTACAAATTCATAGACAATTATCTTTCGGTTGTTCCAATTGTTTTGGATAAATTACCATTAGAGAAGTTTTTTATAGAAGAATATTTTCATCTTCTTCAGAGCTTGATTGAAGAGTATTCGAATTCAGCAAAGTACATTCAAAAGACAATTCCTTTGGACCCAGAAGTTACCTATATCTTTGACCACATGGCAGAAATGCTGGACAGGGAATTTTTGAGAGAAATAACTTACGACCTAATTTTGGAGAAAGCTGCAAAGCTTGTGCAAATTCCTGAGGTCAAAGCTGATATAAATTCTAAATTTAAATACCTTATTGTTGATGAGTTTCAAGACTCAAACTTTTTGCAAAAAACAATCTTTGAAAATATTTGTGAGAACATAATCTATGTTGGTGACAAGAAACAGTCTATTTATCGTTTTCAGGGTGCAGAACCTGTTGTTTTTGATGAAGCAGCAGAAACTTCAAACATAATTTATGAGCTTGACACAAACTACAGAACAAACTTAAGTTTAGGTCAAAAGATTGATGCAATTAGCAAAATCCTTTTTCCCGATTACAAGCCTCTTAAATATTTCTACAGTGCAGATGGTTTTTTGAAGATTGTTGAAATTTTAAATCCAACAAGTGAAAATAGAATTATTAATGAAGCCCACTTTGTTGCAAAGACAATAAAAGAAATGGTGGAAAATGGATTTGAGATAAGCATTGGTGGCGCACCAAAAAGAAAGGTTAAATATTCTGATTTTGCAATTCTTTCAAGAAAAATTCAGAGTATTGCGCACATTTACAAAGAGGTTTTTGAAAAGTATAACATTCCACTTGAAATTAACTTCAAAAGAGGGCTTTTACAACAAAGAGAAGTTGTACCTCTCTGGGGACTGTTGAATGTGCTTCAAAACCCTTATAAAAAATCAGCTTATATGCAACTACTTTTAAACCCAATTTTTGGTGTAAATCAGCATCAAGCGCTTTTTAGCACTATAGAGCAGCTACAAGACCTTGTTCCTGATGATTTAAAAGATTTCATCTCAAAGGTACGGGAAAACCTTTATATTAAAAAACTGTCTGAGATTCTACACGAGTTTGAAGAACTTTTTGAGTACAGTTGCAAAGTCTACAACATCTTTGGTAAACCGGCATATGAAAATGTCAGATTATTTTATGATCTGGTAGAAGAGAGCGAAAGCTTTTCGGTTGATGATCTGGAGAAATTTATAAATCTTCAGAACGAAAAGTTTCAGTTTGGTAAAAGTTTGAGTGATAGTAGTATTTTGATGAGCATTCATTCAGCAAAAGGCTTAAGTTTTCCAATTGTGTTTTTAGTAGGTCTTGGTGAAAGTACACAGGGGCCAGTTATGAGAAATCCAAAACTAAAAGGTAGCTATAATGTTCAATCCAAGGAATATGTAATAGCCCCTATATGGATGAGGGATAAGTATAAGGAGGTAAAGGACATTACAAGTGTTCAGGACAAACAAGAACTAAAAAGACTTTTCTATGTTGCAATAACAAGGCCAATGGCAGGGCTTTTTATAGTAAATTCAACTGTAAAACCTGTTGGCAAAAAAAGAGGTGGTTCAAAGTCATTTGCTGATGAGATTGAACTTTCCAAAATTATTGAAGCAGCAAAAGAAATAGGCATTGAATATGAGAAGATTGATTTAAAAGATAACGAAAAATTGGAAAAAGATTTTTGCAAAAGCTTTGAGGTTCATACCAAATCTTACCTTCCAACCACAATCATGGAAGATAAGTTTGAAAACAGATTCAGGTACCTATCACCTACGCACATAATAGATTTTAAAAATTGCAGGGCACTTTTTGCTTTCAAGTATATAATGGGCTTGCCCATTTTTGATGAGGCAAATACAAAACTTGAGATCTCTTGCAATGCAAAACTGCTTGGTACGACCGTCCACAGAGTATTTGAACTTACATCGCTTGACAAGTTGGATACTCTTGCTCAAAACATAGCCTTGGCAATGGCAGAAAATGGCTTTGAAGATGAAAACTTAATCAGGAATCTTGTTTACAACTTTTTTGAAAGTCCATTCGTAAATTCAATCAAAAATAAGGTAGTAAAGGAAGAAAGTGAAGCGCCTTTTTATTTAAAGCTGGGTGACCAAATAATATACGGTATAATTGATAAAATTTATCATCTTCCTGACAAGATTTATCTTCTTGACTTTAAAACAAACTTGCATTTTGACCACAATAAATTTGAAATGTATATTCCACAGTTATTTATTTACACAAAGGCAGTGTTAGAAAGAGAGCCGAAAAAAGATATACATTCATCCATATGTTGGTTAAGGGAAGGCAAGATGTTTGAATACAAAATGGCAAGCGAACACCTTCAGGATGTTCTGAAGACAATTGATGAAATACGAAGTATCAAGACAAAAGGGGATGTTTTAAAGTTAATTGAAGAGTCTATAGTGAAAAAAGATTGCACAGGCTGTGATTTTGAATTTTACTGCAAAGATGAGCAAAACATGATTTTGGTCAGAAAAAAACTTGAATAA
- a CDS encoding anaerobic ribonucleoside-triphosphate reductase activating protein encodes MLVDFMKISTVDYPKKIAATCFFGGCNFSCPFCYNSQLVNFKGNFMDDSIFFEYLDKRKGIVDAVCITGGEPTLNEEYLTEFIKKIKQRDLLVKLDTNGSRPEVLQRLLDAGLLDYVAMDVKAPLEKYPQITGFSEVDKIRRSIEILKNSNIDYEFRTTVNKNLHTVEDILNIARLLKDAKLYVIKPYKYTPEVLDEKISGTKDLEIEYLQEIYNRAKQEGIDNIKIGGAI; translated from the coding sequence ATGCTTGTTGATTTTATGAAAATATCAACTGTTGACTATCCAAAAAAGATTGCAGCTACTTGTTTTTTTGGTGGCTGCAATTTTTCGTGTCCATTTTGCTACAACTCCCAGCTTGTAAACTTCAAAGGAAATTTTATGGATGACAGTATATTTTTTGAGTATTTGGACAAAAGAAAAGGCATAGTTGACGCTGTCTGCATTACAGGTGGAGAGCCAACTTTGAATGAAGAGTATCTGACAGAGTTTATAAAAAAAATAAAGCAAAGAGATCTTCTTGTCAAACTTGACACAAATGGTTCAAGACCAGAGGTCCTGCAAAGGCTTTTAGATGCTGGTCTTCTTGACTATGTCGCAATGGACGTAAAAGCCCCACTTGAAAAGTATCCCCAGATCACAGGTTTTTCTGAGGTTGACAAAATCAGAAGATCTATAGAGATATTAAAAAATTCAAATATTGATTATGAATTCAGAACAACGGTGAACAAAAACCTTCATACAGTTGAAGATATATTGAATATTGCAAGGCTTTTAAAGGATGCCAAACTTTATGTAATAAAACCTTATAAATACACACCTGAAGTTTTAGATGAAAAAATAAGCGGCACAAAGGATTTGGAGATAGAATACTTGCAAGAAATTTACAATCGTGCAAAACAGGAAGGTATAGATAATATCAAAATTGGTGGTGCAATCTGA
- a CDS encoding MFS transporter, which translates to MTGIKAQLQQMVLAFKEINPNAKKILFFEPIFAIPYAMFIIYSSLYMTRVGVKDYQIGLLSTVLNLIMLITSPFAGMLVNRFGRKKVLLVGDFLSWCMYAYIFFFAKDFVWFLIATIFNGLMRIPELAWRLLLMEDATENERVAIYSVTVFVWNMGNLFAPLMGVFVARFGLIPATKWTVLVFGILVNVLIVVRHLVTSESSVGQKLAQENSNGNNGFSEWFDSLKYMLKNGQLLLIVLVTIFGNIALIFRDTYKNIYLSEALHYPDSLISVFPTLWSAVALVFVIFLIPNLKDQKHDIVLFWGMLLITVSNALILVAPPGTFGFILMIIVTVLGSIGAAVYYSFVDAILANSVDDDRRAHVLSITMFLISLFSMPVGAIAGQCYTFSKSLPFVLATIFTFLCTVLIFFRVRIGRAKERQ; encoded by the coding sequence ATGACAGGGATCAAGGCACAGCTACAGCAGATGGTTTTAGCATTCAAAGAGATAAATCCAAACGCTAAAAAGATTCTATTTTTTGAGCCTATTTTTGCTATTCCATATGCAATGTTTATCATCTACTCCTCACTTTACATGACAAGAGTGGGAGTAAAGGATTACCAAATAGGACTGCTGTCAACTGTGCTAAATCTTATAATGCTTATAACATCACCATTTGCAGGAATGCTTGTGAACAGGTTTGGACGCAAAAAGGTTCTGCTCGTTGGCGATTTTCTGTCGTGGTGCATGTATGCATATATATTTTTCTTTGCCAAGGACTTTGTATGGTTTTTAATTGCAACCATCTTCAATGGACTTATGAGAATTCCTGAACTTGCATGGCGACTTCTTTTAATGGAAGATGCAACTGAAAATGAAAGGGTTGCAATATATTCTGTTACTGTATTTGTTTGGAATATGGGTAATCTTTTTGCACCTTTAATGGGCGTCTTTGTTGCAAGGTTTGGCTTGATACCTGCAACGAAATGGACTGTCCTTGTGTTTGGGATTTTAGTAAATGTACTAATTGTTGTAAGACATCTTGTTACATCTGAGAGTTCTGTGGGTCAAAAGCTTGCGCAGGAAAATTCTAATGGCAATAATGGTTTTTCTGAGTGGTTTGACAGTTTAAAGTATATGTTAAAAAACGGACAACTTCTCTTGATTGTACTTGTCACCATATTTGGTAACATTGCCCTGATATTCAGAGACACATATAAAAATATATACTTGAGTGAAGCTTTGCATTATCCAGATAGTTTAATTTCGGTGTTTCCCACGCTGTGGAGTGCAGTAGCCCTTGTATTTGTAATATTTTTAATTCCTAATCTGAAAGATCAAAAACATGACATTGTTCTTTTTTGGGGAATGCTTTTAATTACTGTGTCGAATGCTTTAATTTTGGTTGCCCCACCCGGAACGTTTGGCTTCATTTTGATGATAATTGTGACAGTGCTTGGCAGCATTGGAGCTGCAGTATATTATTCTTTTGTTGATGCTATCTTGGCAAATTCTGTTGATGATGATAGAAGAGCGCATGTGTTGTCAATCACAATGTTTTTAATCTCTCTTTTTTCAATGCCGGTTGGCGCAATAGCCGGACAATGTTATACGTTTTCAAAGAGTTTGCCTTTTGTGCTTGCCACAATCTTTACTTTTTTGTGCACAGTTTTGATTTTCTTCAGGGTAAGAATAGGAAGAGCTAAGGAAAGACAGTGA
- a CDS encoding LacI family DNA-binding transcriptional regulator, translating into MPTVKDVAQRAGVSVATVSRVLNNSEKVSEQTRQKVLKAIEELGFKPNLLARNFRKDKSNLILVILPTIANAYFARVVKGIEDTARKNGYGILLCTTQNSPEIAAEYLKLIEKKQVDGAIIASAKIEINFCKDLDTRRIVQACEFYPFLDSSCVLIDHRKAFYDVVDYLIKKGKKNILCAIGNEDIPSEFERKEGYRKALEENGLQFREENVIRCSYGWTELYEKLKNLCCLKKYDAIACSSDLMAVGAIKAAKALGLKVPDEFSVTGFDNIMMSRLYEPSITTVAQPMYSIGEKAAQILIDTLESPGAFKKQKIILPHELKTRESA; encoded by the coding sequence ATGCCAACAGTCAAAGATGTTGCCCAAAGAGCTGGTGTTTCTGTTGCAACAGTTTCAAGGGTGCTGAATAATTCAGAAAAGGTCTCTGAACAAACACGACAGAAGGTTTTAAAGGCTATTGAAGAGCTGGGTTTTAAACCAAACCTTCTTGCAAGAAACTTCAGAAAGGACAAGTCAAATCTGATATTAGTTATACTTCCCACAATTGCCAATGCATACTTTGCACGTGTTGTCAAAGGAATTGAGGATACCGCACGAAAGAATGGTTATGGAATACTTCTTTGCACAACACAAAACAGTCCTGAGATTGCTGCTGAGTATTTAAAGCTTATAGAAAAAAAACAGGTTGATGGAGCTATAATTGCCTCTGCAAAGATTGAAATTAATTTTTGCAAAGATCTTGATACAAGAAGGATTGTTCAGGCATGCGAGTTTTACCCCTTTTTGGACTCATCTTGCGTGCTTATAGATCACAGAAAAGCTTTTTACGATGTCGTAGACTACCTTATAAAAAAAGGCAAGAAAAATATTTTATGCGCAATTGGAAACGAGGACATCCCTTCTGAGTTTGAAAGGAAAGAAGGATACAGAAAAGCTCTTGAAGAAAATGGACTTCAGTTTAGAGAAGAGAATGTCATAAGATGCAGCTATGGCTGGACAGAGCTTTATGAGAAGCTCAAAAACCTTTGCTGTCTTAAAAAATACGATGCAATTGCTTGTTCTTCAGATTTGATGGCAGTTGGGGCAATAAAGGCTGCCAAAGCTCTGGGGCTTAAAGTTCCTGATGAGTTTTCTGTGACAGGTTTTGACAATATCATGATGTCAAGATTGTATGAGCCTTCAATCACAACAGTTGCACAGCCTATGTATTCAATAGGCGAGAAGGCAGCCCAGATTTTGATTGATACGCTTGAAAGTCCTGGTGCTTTTAAAAAACAAAAAATTATACTTCCTCATGAACTCAAGACAAGAGAATCTGCTTGA
- a CDS encoding Gfo/Idh/MocA family protein — protein sequence MKKLKLAIIGCGSITRHRHAPEAKQNPNVELVAVCDRKLEHAKAIAEKFKVENVYDDYEKMLKEIKPDAVIVATPNYLHADATIKALKEGAHVLCEKPMATTEDECRMMVETAKKMGKFLMIAHNQRFNEAHKKAKEVIQSGELGKVLSFKTTFGHGGPESWSSDKPDTWFFHKETAIFGAMGDLGVHKIDLMRFLLGEEFVEAAAFVTTLAKRYPNGELIDVDDNAVCILKTQNGAIGTVTASWTYPGSEDNSTVIYCEKGSITLYGDPQFSMIIRYANGQKAYFELDTMQTNERQTKSGVVDEFIDCILTNTPPKISGEEGLKTMKVVFACFESAKTGKIVRIDY from the coding sequence TTGAAAAAACTAAAGCTTGCTATAATCGGATGCGGTTCAATCACAAGGCACAGACATGCACCCGAGGCAAAGCAAAATCCCAATGTTGAACTTGTTGCTGTATGTGACAGAAAGTTAGAACATGCAAAAGCCATTGCTGAAAAATTTAAAGTTGAAAATGTCTATGATGATTACGAAAAGATGCTCAAAGAAATAAAACCTGATGCAGTAATAGTTGCAACGCCAAATTATCTTCATGCAGATGCTACTATAAAAGCTTTAAAAGAGGGTGCTCATGTTCTTTGTGAAAAGCCAATGGCAACAACCGAAGATGAGTGCAGAATGATGGTAGAGACTGCAAAAAAGATGGGCAAGTTTTTGATGATTGCTCACAACCAGAGGTTCAATGAAGCCCACAAAAAGGCAAAAGAGGTAATACAAAGCGGTGAGCTTGGTAAAGTGCTGAGCTTTAAAACAACCTTTGGTCATGGTGGACCTGAGAGCTGGAGCTCAGACAAGCCCGATACATGGTTTTTCCACAAAGAAACAGCAATATTTGGTGCTATGGGCGACCTTGGCGTTCACAAGATTGACCTTATGAGATTTTTACTTGGCGAGGAGTTTGTTGAGGCAGCTGCGTTTGTTACAACACTTGCAAAAAGATATCCAAACGGAGAGCTGATAGACGTTGATGACAATGCTGTTTGTATCTTAAAAACTCAAAACGGTGCAATTGGGACTGTGACAGCTTCTTGGACATATCCTGGAAGTGAAGACAATTCAACAGTTATATACTGTGAAAAAGGGTCAATTACTCTGTATGGTGACCCGCAGTTTTCAATGATAATTAGGTATGCAAATGGGCAGAAAGCGTACTTTGAGCTTGACACAATGCAGACAAACGAAAGACAAACAAAATCAGGTGTGGTAGACGAATTTATTGATTGTATCTTGACAAACACACCACCCAAAATTTCTGGGGAAGAAGGTTTGAAGACCATGAAGGTTGTGTTTGCATGTTTTGAGTCAGCAAAGACTGGCAAGATTGTGAGGATTGATTATTAA
- a CDS encoding sugar phosphate isomerase/epimerase family protein, whose protein sequence is MKLGFLTACLPKQSLENLVVWAKNIGFEMLEVACWPVKNTRDYSSTTLDVANLTKDKAERIKKLFEDNNMQISSLAYYDNNLHPDLVIRKSYHDHLKKVIDAAHLLGVKYVGTFVGRNYNKTIKENFDEFEIVFKEILEYAKSKNVSIIIENCPMPGWNPNGGWMGTISYSPELWEEMFSRLPYDNFGLNLDPSHLYWLGIDPVSVIKEFKDKIFHVHAKDTQILKDKLNKYSIFGSQIQRKNEWDMGYWVYRMPGRGEIDWKAFLKELKQNGYSFVVSIEHEDPEYEGTEEKVKEGLKLGFEYLKDIINKI, encoded by the coding sequence ATGAAACTTGGGTTTTTAACAGCCTGCCTTCCAAAACAAAGCCTTGAAAATCTTGTTGTGTGGGCAAAAAATATTGGTTTTGAGATGCTGGAGGTTGCGTGCTGGCCTGTAAAAAATACAAGAGACTACTCTAGCACAACCTTGGATGTTGCAAACCTTACAAAAGATAAAGCAGAAAGAATAAAGAAACTATTTGAAGACAACAACATGCAGATTTCTTCATTAGCATATTATGATAACAATCTTCACCCAGACCTTGTCATAAGAAAGTCTTATCATGACCATCTGAAAAAAGTGATTGATGCAGCTCATCTTCTTGGTGTAAAGTATGTTGGGACCTTTGTTGGGAGAAATTATAACAAGACAATCAAAGAAAACTTTGACGAGTTTGAGATTGTGTTCAAAGAGATTTTAGAGTATGCAAAGTCAAAAAATGTTTCTATTATAATTGAAAACTGCCCTATGCCAGGCTGGAACCCAAATGGTGGATGGATGGGGACAATATCTTATTCACCTGAGCTTTGGGAAGAGATGTTCTCAAGACTGCCTTACGACAACTTTGGTTTGAACCTTGACCCGTCACACCTTTATTGGCTTGGAATTGACCCTGTTTCGGTCATAAAAGAGTTCAAAGACAAAATATTCCATGTCCATGCAAAGGATACTCAGATTTTGAAAGACAAGCTCAATAAATATTCCATTTTTGGTAGCCAGATTCAAAGGAAAAATGAATGGGATATGGGATATTGGGTGTACAGAATGCCAGGTCGTGGCGAGATTGATTGGAAAGCATTTTTGAAAGAGCTAAAACAAAACGGCTACAGCTTTGTTGTAAGCATAGAACATGAGGACCCAGAATATGAGGGAACTGAAGAAAAAGTAAAAGAGGGACTAAAACTTGGTTTTGAATATTTAAAGGATATTATCAATAAAATATAA